One window from the genome of Lycium ferocissimum isolate CSIRO_LF1 unplaced genomic scaffold, AGI_CSIRO_Lferr_CH_V1 ctg9034, whole genome shotgun sequence encodes:
- the LOC132046020 gene encoding uncharacterized protein LOC132046020, which produces MASISLGEYQEEVWCDVLLMDTCHVCLGGPWFQRYEIPYEQEWHKYVMDERRKHLFPYVLHPNVRWPILIMEASGEEYVKWEFMMEEIFASYPYSQERKMKLAIGTFEKKLAHYWAYKRGNPITTWDVMKESLRGHYPEPHEKGYRSKTTSQEKRSKGKKQSPTCEMPQIQHIPSPIKTPSEIWAALKRKWLKGGTADKTINSHGQMSFPLVSHGKENPLHENQGKITYPNTLTLLIDINANLSMKVSLPCIEPSESLPCLDNVIVKSDDMTIESDEPSGVFGNVERLVSFGDYNVICNPLWDEDTLSHDGDLLLRNCDPFVGKESVTKEGDSCLEIVNSSFHAQLHSSPLDNLVLEPYGEVTLGSDIDEEVILRDTFLYYLFAYDDILEHIGSASYVGEGFYDLADCVLHHTRWMFVPFDPGDT; this is translated from the exons ATGGCATCCATTTCACTTGGCGAGTACCAAgaggaggtttggtgtgatgtgcttcTAATGGATACTTGTCACGTATGTTTAGGTGGCCCTTGGTTTCAAAGGTATGAGATCCCATATGAGCAAGAGTGGCATAAGTATGTCATGGATGAAAGGAGGAAACATCTATTTCCATACGTACTTC ATCCCAATGTGAGATGGCCTATCTTGATTatggaagctagtggagaagagTATGTGAAATGGGAGTTCATGATGGAAGAAATCTTTGCTAGTTACCCTTATTCCCAAGAAAGGAAGATGAAATTGGCTATTGGGACTTTTGAGAAGAAGCTTGCACACTATTGGGCGTACAAGAGGGGAAATCCAATCACTACTTGGGATGTAATGAAAGAGAGCTTGAGAGGCCATTATCCCGAACCACATGAAAAGGGTTATAGGAGCAAAACCACTTCCCAAGAGAAAAGGTCAAAAGGGAAAAAGCAAAGTCCCACTTGTGAGATGCCACAAATTCAACATATTCCCTCACCTATAAAAACCCCAAGTGAGATTTGGGCCGCATTGAAAAGGAAGTGGTTGAAAGGAGGAACGGCGGACAAGACCATTAATTCACATGGTCAAATGAGCTTCCCTTTGGTGTCTCATGGCAAGGAAAATCCCTTACATGAGAATCAAGGTAAAATAACTTATCCTAATACTCTTACTTTGTTGATTGATATTAATGCCAATTTGAGTATGAAAGTTAGTTTACCTTGCATTGAGCCTAGTGAATCCTTGCCATGtcttgataatgtcattgttaaAAGT gatgacatgactattgagagtgATGAACCTAGTGGGGTGTTTGGTAATGTTGAACGTTTAGTTTCCTTTGGAGACTATAATGTGATATGTAACCCACTATGGGATGAAGACACTCTTTCCCATGATGGAGATCTTCTTTTGAGAAATTGTGATCCATTTGTGGGGAAGGAAAGTGTTACAAAGGAAGGTGATTCTTGTCTAGAAATTGTAAATTCTTCCTTTCATGCTCAACTTCATAGTAGCCCCTTggataatcttgtccttgaaccgTATGGTGAGGTTACATTGGGGAGTGATATTGATGAGGAAGTTATTTTACGtgatacctttctttattacttgtttgcatatgatgacattcttGAGCATATAGGGAGTGCATCTTATGTGGGagaaggcttttatgatctaGCCGATTGTGTTCTTCACCATACTAGATGGATGTTCGTCCCCTTTGATCCGGGTGACACCTAG